The genomic DNA ACGCGCGCAGCCTGCTCAGTGGGCTGTTGGTGAAGAATCCGAAGCAGCGGTTGGGCGGTGGACCGGACGATGCGAAGGAAATAATGGCCCATCCGTTCTTTGCCAGCATCAACTGGACCGATCTGGAGCACAAGCGCATTACGCCACCGTTCAAGCCGCAGGTAACGAGCGATACGGACACACGCTACTTCGATCGTGAGTTTACCGGTGAAAGTGTGGAGCTGACGCCATCGGACAGTAATGGACCGTTGGGCGCCATTCAGGAGGAGCCTCACTTTTCGGAAGTAAGTATCGGCGCGACTGTTTTACGGAAATTAACATCACCTAGAACTCGTCGTttaattaacacacacacatacttgtGCTTGCTTTCGGACATTTCAGTTCAGCTACCAGGATATGGCATCCACCATGAACACACCCAGCTTTATGAACCATTCGCACAACTTTCCACCGATGCAGTGAGAAACGGCTGATTTGCACCCGGTGCCGCCGGGTGTTGCGTGAAGCAATTGCGCGCCCACTGCAGTAGTAGGACCACCGACCAGCAGAGGAAAGTGttctcctccccccccggGGGGAAACCAGCGCTTTCTCCGAGCGGTGTCCAAACTGCTGGGTAGTAACTGCTGTGCAAAGCAGCAGGGCGAACGAAAGCGGACAAGAGAAGGACACGACACAGAgcaaagaaatttaaaaatctttCGTTTGAGCAGGGAAGCGACGTAACCGCAGGATGATGACTATTATGTTTGTAACATGCGTTCCAATAGCCCAGTTTTGTGCCGTATCTgtctgccagcagcagcacacagccAACAAGGGGTCCGATATCGCGTCGAGTTGCCTGTATATTGGGAGTTTGACCAACCAGGGAGTTGAAATGACCTGGGCGTGGAAGAACGGTAACTCGACTATTGATATCGTTACTTCCGGACCGGAAAGACGAGTTTTGATCTTACGAAAaagattcctttttttaccacaccaaaccaaccacTTGAACATCACAACAGCAATGAAAACAACAGgtgaaacaaaaccgaacATCCCAATCATTTCGGGTGAAGTAGAGaaacagcaaagaaaaagtgattgGGGACAGTATGATATAGATAATTACCACCGTGCCAACTTTTGCCAtaacacaaccacaacaacacagAACATAATGATCTCAGATCGCGATAGATTAGCAGCatcaaacaggaaaaacaaacaaatggctCAAccaccacactcacacatgcactctctctctctatgcaGTATCACTCATACCCGCCTATCTCAAGCATAAAACCGACAGCAAACTATGGTGTTTCGTTATTTAGTGGAGAACCGAATTATTTTACCTATCTTCTAACTgctgcatacacacacacacacgagtagAAAATCCTTGCGCGTTTCGTTGTAATTATTGTGGACGGGAATGTAATATGATGGATATTAAGTTTTTAAGGGAGTGTGTCGTTATAAAGTGCGAC from Anopheles stephensi strain Indian chromosome 2, UCI_ANSTEP_V1.0, whole genome shotgun sequence includes the following:
- the LOC118504545 gene encoding RAC serine/threonine-protein kinase-like; this translates as MAHIRGYLHSHGIIYRDLKLENLLLDKDGHIKIADFGLCKEDITYGRTTKTFCGTPEYLAPEVLEDNDYGHAVDWWGTGVVMYEMICGRLPFYNRDHDILFTLILMEEVKFPRNISPNARSLLSGLLVKNPKQRLGGGPDDAKEIMAHPFFASINWTDLEHKRITPPFKPQVTSDTDTRYFDREFTGESVELTPSDSNGPLGAIQEEPHFSEFSYQDMASTMNTPSFMNHSHNFPPMQ